In Thamnophis elegans isolate rThaEle1 chromosome 4, rThaEle1.pri, whole genome shotgun sequence, the following proteins share a genomic window:
- the UTP25 gene encoding digestive organ expansion factor homolog isoform X1, giving the protein MGKRKARQQRQQLISHLSKKQKKHLKDFGEEHPFYDRVSGKEKPTQICELNENSEQSSSENDAESDSEQIPVYHKLLAMLKTSVCSDNEDEEDESEDSSQEDTELDSDELGDEKEMENDNNEIKMPHQESETSLVENSEEEPTGSDALQDLQCEATEECTDVQLELEFNLETNVIDEECADVTTDLKERTPAKVTDDPFKCHMDKELEEEEIDKSAVCTKLTSQVEWPVLGQLVFSSKLEKFGVINPSKEVDLEHLHLCKPLKSTWPKVNRQLLSAQTKSKDRLFSPLQQELFCIMNSYKDLFYPGRTTLKNGEELRHVYCLHALNHVLKANAQVLGNNAKRRDQEAGMDEEDAFRDQGLTRPKVLMVVPFRESALRVVHILIALLESASQNKIDVSNKKRFKGEFGSDPKEKPPNLKRPEDYEATFAGNIDDHFRIGVAVLQKSIRLYAPFYSSDIIIASPLGLRTVIGAEGENKRDYDFLSSIEILIIDEADIYLMQNWEHVLHLINHMNLLPLESHGVDFSRVRMFSLNNLSKYYRQTLLFSALHHPQISSIFNKHCFNYRGQVAVRTVPLTGSISHVVVQLPHVFRKLEADSSVTVIDARFNFFIDKVLPEYRDAIMTHTLIYVPSYFDYVRLRNYFKKEELNFAHICEYSSKSGICRARHLFLSGEKQFLIITERFHFYKRYSIRGIRNLIFYELPTYPHFYSEICNMVKLAGMEGEATLTCTAFYSKYDAQKLAAVVGVERAAQMLQSSKNVHLFVTGGTE; this is encoded by the exons ATGGGGAAGAGGAAAGCTCGCCAGCAGCGCCAGCAACTGATCAGCCACTTAAGCAAAAAGCAAAAGAAGCACCTCAAGGATTTTGGGGAGGAGCACCCTTTTTATGATCG GGTTTCTGGGAAAGAAAAACCAACTCagatttgtgaactg AATGAAAATTCTGAGCAGTCCAGCTCAGAAAATGATGCGGAGAGTGATTCAGAACAAATCCCGGTGTATCACAAACTACTGGCCATGTTAAAAACATCTGTCTGTTCAGACAATGAGGATGAAGAGGATGAATCAGAAGATAGTTCACAAGAAGATACAGAACTGGACAGTGATGAGCTCGGGGatgaaaaagaaatggagaatgACAACAACGAAATAAAAATGCCTCACCAAGAATCAG AAACATCCCTAGTGGAAAATAGTGAAGAGGAGCCTACAGGTTCGGATGCTCTTCAGGATTTACAATGTGAAGCTACTGAAGAGTGTACAGATGTCCAACTTGAACTTGAGTTTAATCTAGAAACCAATGTTATAGATGAAGAATGTGCTGATGTCACTACAGATCTCAAAGAAAGAACACCTGCAAAAGTAACAGATG ATCCATTTAAATGCCACATGGATAAAgagctggaagaagaagaaatagataaAAGTGCTGTGTGTACAAAATTGACCAGCCAAGTTGAG TGGCCAGTACTGGGTCAATTAGTTTTTTCTTCCAAGTTGGAGAAATTTGGAGTGATTAATCCAAGTAAAGAAGTTGATCTGGAACATCTTCATCTTTGCAAGCCATTAAAGTCAACTTGGCCAAAAGTGAACAGACAATTGCTATCTGCTCAGACAAAATCAAAAGACAGACTATTTAGCCCATTGCAGCAAGAACTTTTCTGCATTATGAATTCATACAAGGATTTGTTTTACCCTGGAAGGACtactttaaaaaatggggaagaaTTGCGGCATGTCTATTGCCTCCATGCCTTGAACCATGTCTTGAAGGCTAATGCACAGGTGCTTGGCAACAATGCCAAGCGACGGGATCAAGAAGCTGGAATGGATGAGGAGGATGCTTTCAGGGATCAAGGTCTCACTAGACcaaag GTCTTGATGGTGGTCCCCTTCCGAGAATCTGCTTTACGTGTTGTCCATATTTTAATTGCCCTCCTTGAATCGGCAAGTCAAAATAAAATTGATGTAAGTAATAAAAAACGATTTAAAGGGGAATTTGGTTCAGACCCAAAAGAGAAACCGCCAAATCTGAAAAGGCCTGAAGATTATGAAGCCACCTTTGCTGGAAACATTGATGACCATTTCAGGATAG GTGTTGCGGTTCTTCAGAAGAGCATTCGGTTATATGCCCCATTTTACTCCTCGGACATTATCATTGCATCTCCCCTTGGCTTGAGAACTGTGAtaggagctgaaggggagaacaaGCGAGACTATGATTTCCTCTCCTCAATAGAAATTCTTATAATTGATGAAGCTGACATTTACCTGATGCAAAACTGGGAACATGTTTTG CACTTGATTAACCACATGAATCTATTACCTTTGGAATCGCATGGGGTGGATTTTTCACGAGTACGAATGTTCAGTCTGAATAACTTGTCCAAGTATTATCGACAGACCCTTCTCTTCAGTGCTCTCCATCATCCTCAGATCAGTTCTATCTTCAATAAGCATTGCTTCAATTACAGAGGGCAG GTAGCTGTAAGGACTGTACCATTGACAGGGTCAATTAGTCATGTAGTAGTACAACTTCCTCATGTTTTTCGGAAGCTAGAAGCTGACAGCTCTGTTACTGTAATAGACGCGAG GTTTAACTTTTTCATTGACAAAGTGTTACCTGAGTACCGGGATGCAATCATGACCCACACACTCATCTACGTTCCATCCTATTTTGATTATGTGCGGCTCCGGAATTATTTCAAGAAGGAAGAACTCAATTTTGCGCACATTTGTGAATACTCCAGTAAATCAGGCATTTGTAGGGCAAGACATTTATTCCTAAGTGGAGAAAAACAATTTCTAATTATCACAGAGCGATTCCATTTTTATAAAAG GTATTCCATTAGAGGCATCAGGAACCTTATTTTTTATGAACTGCCAACCTATCCACATTTCTATAGTGAGATCTGCAATATGGTAAAATTAGCAGGCATGGAGGGAGAAGCTACCTTGACTTGTACTGCATTTTACTCCAAATATGATGCCCAAAAGTTGGCTGCCGTGGTGGGTGTTGAGCGGGCAGCCCAAATGCTTCAGTCGTCCAAGAATGTGCACCTTTTTGTCACTGGAGgaacagaataa
- the UTP25 gene encoding digestive organ expansion factor homolog isoform X2 — protein sequence MENDNNEIKMPHQESETSLVENSEEEPTGSDALQDLQCEATEECTDVQLELEFNLETNVIDEECADVTTDLKERTPAKVTDDPFKCHMDKELEEEEIDKSAVCTKLTSQVEWPVLGQLVFSSKLEKFGVINPSKEVDLEHLHLCKPLKSTWPKVNRQLLSAQTKSKDRLFSPLQQELFCIMNSYKDLFYPGRTTLKNGEELRHVYCLHALNHVLKANAQVLGNNAKRRDQEAGMDEEDAFRDQGLTRPKVLMVVPFRESALRVVHILIALLESASQNKIDVSNKKRFKGEFGSDPKEKPPNLKRPEDYEATFAGNIDDHFRIGVAVLQKSIRLYAPFYSSDIIIASPLGLRTVIGAEGENKRDYDFLSSIEILIIDEADIYLMQNWEHVLHLINHMNLLPLESHGVDFSRVRMFSLNNLSKYYRQTLLFSALHHPQISSIFNKHCFNYRGQVAVRTVPLTGSISHVVVQLPHVFRKLEADSSVTVIDARFNFFIDKVLPEYRDAIMTHTLIYVPSYFDYVRLRNYFKKEELNFAHICEYSSKSGICRARHLFLSGEKQFLIITERFHFYKRYSIRGIRNLIFYELPTYPHFYSEICNMVKLAGMEGEATLTCTAFYSKYDAQKLAAVVGVERAAQMLQSSKNVHLFVTGGTE from the exons atggagaatgACAACAACGAAATAAAAATGCCTCACCAAGAATCAG AAACATCCCTAGTGGAAAATAGTGAAGAGGAGCCTACAGGTTCGGATGCTCTTCAGGATTTACAATGTGAAGCTACTGAAGAGTGTACAGATGTCCAACTTGAACTTGAGTTTAATCTAGAAACCAATGTTATAGATGAAGAATGTGCTGATGTCACTACAGATCTCAAAGAAAGAACACCTGCAAAAGTAACAGATG ATCCATTTAAATGCCACATGGATAAAgagctggaagaagaagaaatagataaAAGTGCTGTGTGTACAAAATTGACCAGCCAAGTTGAG TGGCCAGTACTGGGTCAATTAGTTTTTTCTTCCAAGTTGGAGAAATTTGGAGTGATTAATCCAAGTAAAGAAGTTGATCTGGAACATCTTCATCTTTGCAAGCCATTAAAGTCAACTTGGCCAAAAGTGAACAGACAATTGCTATCTGCTCAGACAAAATCAAAAGACAGACTATTTAGCCCATTGCAGCAAGAACTTTTCTGCATTATGAATTCATACAAGGATTTGTTTTACCCTGGAAGGACtactttaaaaaatggggaagaaTTGCGGCATGTCTATTGCCTCCATGCCTTGAACCATGTCTTGAAGGCTAATGCACAGGTGCTTGGCAACAATGCCAAGCGACGGGATCAAGAAGCTGGAATGGATGAGGAGGATGCTTTCAGGGATCAAGGTCTCACTAGACcaaag GTCTTGATGGTGGTCCCCTTCCGAGAATCTGCTTTACGTGTTGTCCATATTTTAATTGCCCTCCTTGAATCGGCAAGTCAAAATAAAATTGATGTAAGTAATAAAAAACGATTTAAAGGGGAATTTGGTTCAGACCCAAAAGAGAAACCGCCAAATCTGAAAAGGCCTGAAGATTATGAAGCCACCTTTGCTGGAAACATTGATGACCATTTCAGGATAG GTGTTGCGGTTCTTCAGAAGAGCATTCGGTTATATGCCCCATTTTACTCCTCGGACATTATCATTGCATCTCCCCTTGGCTTGAGAACTGTGAtaggagctgaaggggagaacaaGCGAGACTATGATTTCCTCTCCTCAATAGAAATTCTTATAATTGATGAAGCTGACATTTACCTGATGCAAAACTGGGAACATGTTTTG CACTTGATTAACCACATGAATCTATTACCTTTGGAATCGCATGGGGTGGATTTTTCACGAGTACGAATGTTCAGTCTGAATAACTTGTCCAAGTATTATCGACAGACCCTTCTCTTCAGTGCTCTCCATCATCCTCAGATCAGTTCTATCTTCAATAAGCATTGCTTCAATTACAGAGGGCAG GTAGCTGTAAGGACTGTACCATTGACAGGGTCAATTAGTCATGTAGTAGTACAACTTCCTCATGTTTTTCGGAAGCTAGAAGCTGACAGCTCTGTTACTGTAATAGACGCGAG GTTTAACTTTTTCATTGACAAAGTGTTACCTGAGTACCGGGATGCAATCATGACCCACACACTCATCTACGTTCCATCCTATTTTGATTATGTGCGGCTCCGGAATTATTTCAAGAAGGAAGAACTCAATTTTGCGCACATTTGTGAATACTCCAGTAAATCAGGCATTTGTAGGGCAAGACATTTATTCCTAAGTGGAGAAAAACAATTTCTAATTATCACAGAGCGATTCCATTTTTATAAAAG GTATTCCATTAGAGGCATCAGGAACCTTATTTTTTATGAACTGCCAACCTATCCACATTTCTATAGTGAGATCTGCAATATGGTAAAATTAGCAGGCATGGAGGGAGAAGCTACCTTGACTTGTACTGCATTTTACTCCAAATATGATGCCCAAAAGTTGGCTGCCGTGGTGGGTGTTGAGCGGGCAGCCCAAATGCTTCAGTCGTCCAAGAATGTGCACCTTTTTGTCACTGGAGgaacagaataa
- the MRPS10 gene encoding 28S ribosomal protein S10, mitochondrial, with amino-acid sequence MVSRQEEVVEGAGKMAARAALTLLSRLWQGPEKFLVARKVPLKQHNFLKNNHLIWIQSSRANNNIQQPAKNPLVSVSDEPDILYKRLAILVKGHDRAVLDSYEYFMVLAAKEFGLSIEKIEKPPKKIERLTLLKSVHIYKKHRVQYEMRTHYQYIELKNLTGSTANVYLEYIQRNLPEGVAMEVKKTKLEKLPDHIQKPVWDDLPEVEETTITS; translated from the exons ATGGTATCTCGGCAAGAGGAAGTTGTGGAAGGGGCGGGCAAGATGGCGGCGCGAGCGGCCTTGACCCTTCTAAGCCGGCTTTGGCAG ggGCCAGAAAAATTTCTTGTAGCACGCAAAGTTCCATTAAAGCAACATAACTTTCTTAA aaataaTCACTTGATATGGATTCAATCTTCAAGGGCCAACAATAATATTCAACAACCCGCAAAGAATCCGCTG GTATCTGTTTCGGATGAGCCAGATATATTATATAAAAGACTGGCTATTTTAGTTAAGGGGCATGATAGAGCTGTGTTGGACAGTTATGAGTATTTCATGGTGCTAGCTGCAAAAGAATTTGGTCTCtccattgaaaaaat agAAAAGCCTCCTAAAAAGATAGAAAGATTAACGCTTCTGAAATCAGTACACATTTATAAGAAGCACAGAGTTCAATATGAAATGAGAACACATTATCAGTATATAGAG TTAAAGAATTTAACTGGTAGCACAGCCAATGTTTACTTGGAATACATTCAGCGAAATCTACCAGAAGGGGTTGCCATGGAAGTCAAAAAG ACCAAATTAGAGAAACTTCCTGATCATATTCAGAAACCTGTTTGGGATGACCTGCCTGAAGTAGAAGAAACTACAATTACATCATAA